In Thermosynechococcus sichuanensis E542, a single genomic region encodes these proteins:
- a CDS encoding CHAT domain-containing tetratricopeptide repeat protein has protein sequence MAAVEAKMNTRGCLVLGAIALGTSLILGLSSPTLSQPSAQQFQELANQIDQLRQEGNVQAAIPLAERFVALVETTLGSNHPLLAASLNELAKLHVEQGNYAAALPLYQRALTLYERTGGSDQPEVSATLNNLANLYRAQGNYAAALPVFERALAIAEQTLGVNHPEVAIILNNMGLVYTEQKNYPLALPLYQRALRIFEQTLGAKSPYVATTLNNLAGLYRAQKNYAAALPLYQRALEIREQTLPAGHPDIAASLNNLATLYFDQRNYAAALPLYQRTLAIAQSRLGETHPNTAVALGNLAAIYWQQGDLAQTLTLMKNVEEIEEKNLNQNLIVGSEDYKRNYLGTFQNSTDAILTLHLQSLPQNSEATALALTTILRRKGRLLDFLSQNQARLRQQLAAPDQAKLQQLTTLRTTIAKLVFASAEPAAFSQVQHLQAKANQLEAELSLSSASFRELTQPVTLAAVQRAIPANAALIEFIRYRPYDLGAQRFGEPRYGVYVLRATGQPLGKDLGSATEIDAQVRQTRLRLADPRLPKVEVQRAAQVLAERVMTPIRPWIGNATHLLIAPDGELNTIPFQALVDSQGRYLVESYMITVLTSGRELLRLQYRPATANPPLIIADPSFDRSFGNSSSSSATVRSLDLRDLSFAPLPGTAEEAQALRALLPQAQVLIQAAATEAAVKAANSPKILHLATHGFFLPNSEDKSLLENPLLRSGLALAGFNQRQSGSDVDDGVLTALEVTGMNLSGTELVVLSACDTGRGDVVNGEGVYGLRRAFTLAGARSQVSTLWKVDDQVTRDMMVAFYQNLRRGMGRTEALRQVQLQRLKDESPYYWGAFVSSGDWSPLILP, from the coding sequence ATGGCTGCTGTTGAGGCAAAAATGAACACCAGAGGATGCCTTGTCTTGGGGGCGATCGCCCTTGGAACTAGTCTGATTCTTGGTTTGAGTTCTCCAACTCTCTCGCAACCTTCTGCCCAGCAATTTCAGGAACTGGCGAATCAGATTGATCAACTGCGGCAGGAGGGCAATGTTCAAGCCGCCATCCCCCTTGCGGAGCGCTTTGTGGCCCTAGTGGAAACCACCCTGGGCAGCAACCATCCCCTTTTAGCAGCCAGCCTCAACGAACTAGCGAAGCTCCATGTTGAGCAGGGCAACTATGCAGCAGCACTCCCTCTCTATCAACGGGCATTGACCCTCTATGAGCGCACTGGGGGGTCAGATCAACCAGAAGTGTCTGCAACCCTGAATAACTTGGCCAATCTCTACCGTGCGCAGGGGAACTATGCTGCCGCATTACCGGTATTTGAGCGGGCGTTGGCGATCGCTGAGCAGACTTTAGGCGTTAATCACCCTGAAGTCGCCATTATCCTCAACAACATGGGTCTCGTTTACACCGAGCAAAAAAACTACCCACTGGCACTGCCCCTCTACCAACGTGCTCTGCGGATCTTTGAGCAGACCCTCGGAGCGAAGAGTCCCTATGTAGCAACGACACTCAACAATTTGGCAGGTCTGTACCGAGCACAAAAAAATTACGCTGCCGCTTTGCCTCTGTACCAGCGGGCTCTAGAAATTCGCGAACAGACGTTGCCCGCAGGTCACCCCGATATTGCCGCCAGCTTGAACAATTTGGCAACCCTCTATTTTGATCAGCGCAACTACGCAGCGGCTCTGCCCCTCTATCAACGCACGCTGGCGATCGCTCAATCCCGCTTAGGGGAGACTCACCCCAACACAGCGGTTGCTCTAGGGAACCTTGCGGCGATCTATTGGCAACAGGGTGATCTCGCTCAAACCCTTACCTTAATGAAAAACGTAGAGGAGATTGAGGAAAAGAACCTTAATCAAAATCTGATTGTTGGCTCAGAGGACTACAAGCGCAACTATCTAGGCACCTTCCAAAACAGTACCGATGCCATTCTCACCTTGCATCTCCAGAGTCTTCCCCAGAATTCTGAGGCCACTGCCTTGGCTCTAACAACGATTTTGCGTCGCAAAGGACGCTTACTAGATTTCCTGAGCCAAAACCAAGCCCGACTGCGACAGCAACTGGCGGCGCCAGATCAAGCGAAGCTCCAGCAACTCACCACCCTGCGCACAACCATTGCCAAGCTTGTCTTTGCCTCAGCAGAGCCAGCCGCCTTCTCCCAAGTGCAGCACCTACAAGCCAAGGCGAATCAACTGGAAGCCGAACTGAGTCTTAGCAGTGCTAGCTTTCGTGAACTCACTCAACCTGTAACCCTTGCTGCGGTTCAACGGGCTATTCCAGCCAATGCCGCTTTGATTGAATTTATTCGCTATCGCCCCTACGACTTGGGCGCGCAGCGCTTTGGTGAGCCGCGCTATGGGGTCTATGTCCTGCGTGCTACGGGGCAACCCCTAGGCAAAGATCTGGGCTCTGCCACTGAAATTGATGCCCAAGTACGCCAGACCCGCTTACGTTTGGCTGACCCCCGCTTACCTAAGGTTGAAGTTCAACGGGCGGCCCAGGTTCTTGCTGAGCGGGTGATGACACCAATTCGTCCTTGGATTGGCAATGCCACCCATTTGCTGATTGCCCCAGATGGGGAATTGAACACGATTCCCTTTCAGGCTCTGGTGGATTCCCAAGGGCGCTATTTGGTCGAATCCTACATGATCACAGTGCTCACCTCTGGACGCGAACTCCTGCGCCTGCAATACCGACCTGCCACTGCGAACCCCCCTTTAATTATTGCTGACCCTAGCTTTGATCGCTCCTTTGGGAACTCCTCTTCTTCTTCAGCAACGGTGCGCTCCCTTGATTTGCGAGACTTGAGCTTTGCTCCTTTACCGGGGACGGCTGAAGAAGCCCAAGCCCTAAGGGCACTCCTCCCCCAAGCCCAAGTGTTGATCCAAGCTGCGGCCACAGAAGCAGCAGTTAAAGCAGCCAATTCTCCAAAAATTCTCCACTTGGCCACCCACGGTTTCTTTTTGCCTAATTCAGAAGACAAAAGTCTGCTTGAGAATCCTCTCCTGCGATCGGGCTTGGCCTTGGCGGGGTTTAACCAACGCCAGAGTGGCTCAGATGTGGATGATGGTGTCCTGACTGCGTTAGAAGTGACCGGCATGAACCTCAGCGGCACAGAATTAGTGGTCTTATCTGCTTGTGATACAGGGCGGGGCGATGTGGTGAATGGTGAGGGGGTCTATGGGTTGCGGCGAGCCTTTACCTTGGCGGGGGCGCGATCGCAGGTGAGTACCCTGTGGAAGGTGGATGATCAAGTGACCCGCGATATGATGGTGGCCTTTTACCAAAATCTGCGCCGAGGGATGGGGCGCACAGAAGCCCTGCGACAAGTCCAGCTTCAACGGCTCAAGGATGAATCCCCCTACTATTGGGGGGCATTTGTGTCCAGTGGGGATTGGTCTCCTCTAATATTGCCCTGA
- a CDS encoding sensor histidine kinase yields the protein MVRAIQYRLALWYVGVTALLLLIFATGFFFYVRGTLIERIDDTLSHVVEVVSRSLIIDTGTAEAIDWQTSLGSRPLAALEEDHIDLEGFTPDQQLAWSTFSEPLDLPLHLSRTAETVQVGEDRWLRQMTVALMVGDRLLGYLRVSHPWFEVTQPSQALLWDLLVGISITLTLVSISGWFLSRLAIAPLQQSYAYLKQFTADASHELRNPVALIQTNVQVALATADPETQRQQLLVIERLSRRLSRLVDDLLFLARQDSGMIPLNAQPCHLDAILLGVIEEQTPLIQQKHLQLELELADPQTSEAAAYRLWGNPDHLSRLLTNLLSNAVQYTPAGGQIQVRLDQQGKFYRVVIADNGPGIPASELPRLFDRFYRLQGTKSEGTGLGLAIAQSIVQAHRGQIQVTSEVGQGTCFTILLPAEIKEI from the coding sequence ATGGTGCGTGCGATTCAATACCGCCTTGCCCTGTGGTATGTGGGGGTGACAGCACTCCTGCTCCTCATTTTTGCCACAGGGTTCTTTTTCTATGTGCGGGGAACGCTGATTGAGCGCATTGATGACACCCTCAGCCATGTTGTAGAGGTGGTGAGTCGTTCCCTGATTATTGACACGGGCACGGCGGAAGCGATTGATTGGCAAACCAGTTTAGGCAGTCGTCCCCTTGCGGCCCTAGAGGAAGATCACATTGACCTTGAGGGGTTTACCCCCGATCAGCAGTTGGCTTGGAGTACGTTTTCAGAACCCCTTGACCTGCCTTTGCATCTGAGTCGAACAGCAGAAACAGTACAGGTGGGCGAGGATCGCTGGCTACGGCAAATGACGGTGGCCTTAATGGTGGGCGATCGCCTACTGGGCTATTTGCGGGTTAGCCATCCTTGGTTCGAGGTGACCCAACCGAGTCAAGCGCTACTTTGGGATCTCTTGGTTGGTATTAGCATCACGCTGACCCTAGTGAGTATTAGTGGCTGGTTCCTGTCACGGCTGGCGATCGCCCCCTTGCAGCAGTCCTATGCCTATTTGAAGCAATTTACTGCCGATGCTTCCCATGAATTGCGCAACCCCGTGGCCCTCATTCAAACCAATGTCCAAGTTGCCTTAGCCACTGCGGATCCCGAAACCCAACGCCAACAACTCCTTGTCATTGAACGCCTTAGCCGCCGCCTCAGCCGCTTGGTGGATGATTTGCTCTTTCTCGCTCGCCAAGATAGCGGCATGATTCCCCTAAACGCTCAGCCCTGCCACCTTGATGCCATCCTCCTCGGCGTAATCGAGGAGCAGACGCCCCTGATCCAGCAAAAGCACCTACAACTGGAGTTGGAGCTTGCGGATCCCCAGACCTCGGAAGCGGCAGCCTATCGCCTTTGGGGCAACCCCGATCATCTCAGCCGCTTGTTAACCAATCTCCTCAGTAATGCCGTGCAATATACGCCTGCGGGGGGTCAGATTCAGGTGAGGTTAGATCAACAGGGCAAATTCTACCGCGTGGTGATTGCCGATAATGGACCGGGGATTCCCGCCAGTGAACTGCCCCGCCTGTTTGATCGCTTTTATCGCCTTCAGGGCACAAAGTCTGAGGGGACGGGTTTAGGGCTGGCGATCGCCCAATCCATAGTGCAGGCGCATCGAGGTCAGATTCAGGTTACGAGCGAAGTCGGTCAAGGTACCTGCTTTACGATTCTGCTGCCAGCGGAAATAAAAGAGATCTAG